Part of the Butyrivibrio proteoclasticus B316 genome, ATGTGAAGAACTTTATGGAATAAAAGTAGTCTATAACGATCAGATATCATTACATACCCTTAAGCGTCTTAGAAAGAAACTGTACAAGCTCAAGGAGGATGAAGGTATTGAATTCGTTCATGGAATTGGCAAAAGGAAAACTCAGTTGCAACGTTCGTTGGAAGCTCTTGAAGAATACATAGAAAAACTCAAAGAATACAACCATAAGCTTTATGTATGCGGCACCAGAAATAGTTATTCAAAGACTGATACCGACGCAACATTCATGAGAATGAAGGAAGATGCCATGCTCAATGGCCAGCTTAAGCCAGCATACAATCTGCAGCATGGCGTGGATTCAGAGTATGTCACATGGCTGGATGTCTTTCCGGCTCCAACAGATACCATTACATTGATACCATTTCTGAAAGACATGGAGTCACATCTTACATTCAAGTATAAAAACATCGTTGCTGATGCAGGATACGAAAGCGAAGAAAACTACATATTCATCGAGTCCAACGAGCAGGCCGCGTACATCAAGCCTCAAAACTACGAACTTTCAAAAACAAGGAAGTTCAGGAATGACATAAGCAGGCGTGAAAACATGGACTATGATCCTGAGTCAGACTGCTACACATGCAGAAATGGTCAACAGCTCCCTGCAGTATCCAAAAGAACACAAAAATCAGCAACCGGATATCAGCGTGAAGTTACGATATATGAATGCAGTAGTTGCAATAACTGCCCCTACAAGAAAGATTGCATTAAAGGGAATAACTGTAAGACCGCATTAGAAGATAGAAATAAAAAGCTTTCTGTCTCAAGAAAAATGGAAGAAAAACGAGCAGAATGTCTTGAACGGATAACCAGTGATTACGGAACACAGCTGAGGATGAACCGAAGCATCCAGGCAGAAGGATCCTTCGCAAATGTGAAAGAAGACATGAACTTCAGAAGATATCTGTACCGTGGAAAAGAAAATGTTCTTACACAGAGCATACTTTTGGCAATCGGCTATGACATAAATAAGCTGCATCATAAAATTGCTGCTGAGCGAACAGGAACGCATCTGTTTGAATTAAAAAAGGTTTCATAATTTTTGAAACTTCAAAGCAGAAAAGGCAACAATGCACCGATTAGCACATCGGCTTATTAAAGTACTCTATTTTTGACAGCAGGAAAGATACCGACTTCTCAAATCCACTATTTAAGGCATAAAAATGGGGCCTCGCCCATATGATTTTATCATCTAGAGCGACAGCCCCATTTCTTTATATTTTGGCTTTTAAAAGCCTTCTTGTCATTCTTTGATATTTACCCACTTACATAAAAAAGTCTTTAAAACAGCCAAATAATGCTTTATTACTTCTTTGGCTTTCATTCCACTTTTCTCAAGGCATTTTTGTATATTTCTGCTTTACATATTCTCTTAACTATATTGCAATTTATGTAAAGCATATATTTACAAAATTGCTCTATTCTTCTAATTCACTGGATCCGCACCACCGATACATGCAGAGATCCTCCGATAATTCTTTCAGCACCGGCTCTTTGCTGGCTGTGAACTTTATTTATCAAATTAAATTTTCTAGATCAATAAAGCTGGATTAAAAACTATGAGAAGTTCTTATCCATATTTTTAAAGCTTTCCTCTTACATACACCTAAGCTATTAGCCTAAATCATACGTTCTTTTATTGTAAATATTATATTTACAAAATATTCCTATGATTTTGTGTATATTTGCTTTACATAATTCCCATTCCTTTGGTTTTTATGAATAAATGCTTTACAAATATTTATGTAAATATGTGCTTTACATAATAATTGTTTTTTGAGTATTTTAGCTTTACATATTATACATTTTTGTGAATTTAATATTTACATATTCATTTCTATTTATGTATATTTTATATTTACATAATGATTTTAGCTTACGTATATTTTTTATTTACATAATTGTTTTATTATGTGTATTTATTATTTACATTATTATTCTTTGTTTTGTAAATTTATTATTTACGTATTTCCTTATGTTTTGTGTATTTTTTATTTACGTTTTATATCTAGTTTTCTAGTCAAATCTTCCCAAATATTTTTGTAAAGCAATAATATACAAAATTTACACTTGTACTCATATTCTGTATTTGTTTTAGTTCATACTGAACACAACAAAAATACTTTTTCTCAACTGTTTTAGTCATATTTATGTAAAGCACATATTTACATAAATAATTTTGTGAATATTATCTTTACATAATTATAGTGATGTTATATAATATTTTTGTGTATTTTGTATTTACACAATTATTTAGTTTTGTAATACAGATATTTACATATTGTTTTGTGTATTTTAGCTTTACATTATTTATATAATTAAGCATTTTCATAAATATCTGCTTTACATATTTATTTGTGTATTTTTTATTTACATAATTCAAAGGAGAAACAAAAATGTCCGTAACAATAGCAATGGCAAACCAAAAAGGTGGAGTTGGTAAAACAACCTCAACTATAGAATTTGCAACAATACTTACAAAGCTAGGTAAAAGAGTACTTGCAATCGACTTAGATCAGCAGTGCAACCTTACAAAAAACGCAGAAGCAGATAGAACTGCTCCAACTATTTTTGATTTATTTAGCAGAGATGATGTTGATATGGCACAGGCAATTCAGACAGTAGATGCTGGTTATAGCATAATCGCAGGATCTCCTGAAATGTCAAAGGCCGACAAGATCTTTGATGATCCAACAGCTGTATATCTTCTTG contains:
- a CDS encoding IS1182 family transposase, yielding MRLNKILQGDYTVSSLYHQIKLPLDIEISIPSDDPVRLLSAFVEEMNLSDLYKTYDRIRKGQASPRQMLKIVIYAAMNRIYSSRDIESACKRDINFMYLLDGAPAPDHSTIARFISMHLSQCAKQIMAQVGTILLELGEISGENIFIDGTKIESVANKYTFVWKKAVSKNMIKLTEKICVFCARCEELYGIKVVYNDQISLHTLKRLRKKLYKLKEDEGIEFVHGIGKRKTQLQRSLEALEEYIEKLKEYNHKLYVCGTRNSYSKTDTDATFMRMKEDAMLNGQLKPAYNLQHGVDSEYVTWLDVFPAPTDTITLIPFLKDMESHLTFKYKNIVADAGYESEENYIFIESNEQAAYIKPQNYELSKTRKFRNDISRRENMDYDPESDCYTCRNGQQLPAVSKRTQKSATGYQREVTIYECSSCNNCPYKKDCIKGNNCKTALEDRNKKLSVSRKMEEKRAECLERITSDYGTQLRMNRSIQAEGSFANVKEDMNFRRYLYRGKENVLTQSILLAIGYDINKLHHKIAAERTGTHLFELKKVS